One stretch of Hymenobacter chitinivorans DSM 11115 DNA includes these proteins:
- a CDS encoding nuclear transport factor 2 family protein yields MKKLFYLLWLLPLAACNDQAPATPTTTTEFSSPEEARTFFYALDDQHNRAMAGHDSAFFAGHFAPGYFNCTPNNELNDKAAEIQTLIHGPWLTVQRMAPQFDVFAFAGNLASLTLTKRIKIRTPAGEQFIYVRRTTVFEHQGAGWRAISGQGTYVQTRYVGQ; encoded by the coding sequence ATGAAAAAGCTCTTCTACCTGCTCTGGCTGCTGCCCCTGGCCGCCTGCAACGACCAGGCCCCGGCCACTCCGACCACGACCACCGAGTTCAGCTCCCCGGAAGAGGCCCGCACCTTTTTCTACGCCCTCGACGACCAGCACAACCGCGCCATGGCGGGCCACGACTCGGCCTTTTTCGCCGGGCACTTCGCTCCCGGCTACTTCAACTGCACGCCCAACAACGAGCTCAACGACAAGGCGGCCGAAATCCAGACCCTGATCCACGGGCCCTGGCTAACGGTGCAGCGCATGGCCCCGCAGTTCGACGTGTTTGCCTTCGCCGGCAACCTGGCTTCGCTCACGCTCACCAAGCGCATCAAAATCCGCACCCCGGCCGGCGAGCAGTTCATTTACGTGCGCCGCACCACGGTCTTTGAGCACCAGGGCGCCGGCTGGCGCGCCATTTCCGGCCAGGGTACCTACGTCCAGACCCGCTACGTGGGCCAATAA
- a CDS encoding pyridoxamine 5'-phosphate oxidase family protein: MATKTLADIAEKMRKLDIAMLTTETSRGQFASRPMSNNGDVEYDGNSYFFTYAESRTVRDIEQNPHVGLTFEGPKRLYISITGRATLIRHKPTLQQHWVPDVERWFKDGIDTPGIVLIRVQANRLKYWQDEDEGELHLPG; this comes from the coding sequence ATGGCCACCAAAACCCTCGCCGACATTGCCGAGAAAATGCGCAAGCTTGATATTGCCATGCTCACCACCGAAACCAGCCGCGGGCAGTTTGCCAGCCGCCCCATGAGCAACAACGGCGACGTGGAATACGACGGCAACTCCTACTTTTTCACCTATGCGGAGTCGCGCACGGTGCGGGATATCGAACAGAACCCGCACGTGGGTCTCACCTTCGAAGGGCCGAAGCGGCTTTACATTTCCATTACCGGCCGGGCCACTCTTATTCGCCACAAGCCCACCCTGCAGCAGCACTGGGTGCCCGACGTGGAGCGGTGGTTCAAGGACGGCATCGACACGCCCGGTATTGTGCTGATTCGGGTGCAGGCCAACCGCCTCAAGTACTGGCAGGATGAGGACGAAGGCGAGCTGCACCTGCCCGGCTAA
- a CDS encoding DUF2461 domain-containing protein, producing the protein MLHAATFTFLTDLRANNNKAWLDANRPAYEAAKADFLELVTQVLGQLEASDPAIAESHLQPKKCVFRLNRDIRFSTDKTPYKTNFGAWFNAGGKALASAGYYLNLEPGGSFVAGGMYMPEAKTLATLRQEIDYNLPAFEALLTAPEFRRHFAGLSQEHRLQRPPKGYDAANPALNYLRLKSFTASHALPDAALQKPGASQQITAAFAALQPLVGFLNQGLD; encoded by the coding sequence ATGCTGCACGCCGCCACCTTTACCTTTCTTACCGACTTACGCGCCAACAACAACAAGGCCTGGCTCGACGCCAACCGGCCCGCCTACGAAGCGGCCAAAGCCGACTTTCTGGAACTCGTTACCCAGGTGCTGGGCCAGCTCGAAGCCAGTGACCCGGCCATTGCCGAGTCGCACCTGCAGCCCAAGAAGTGCGTGTTTCGTCTCAACCGGGACATTCGCTTTTCCACTGACAAGACGCCCTACAAAACCAACTTCGGGGCCTGGTTCAACGCCGGCGGCAAAGCCTTGGCCTCGGCCGGCTACTACTTGAACCTGGAGCCGGGCGGCTCCTTCGTGGCGGGCGGCATGTACATGCCCGAAGCCAAAACCCTAGCCACCCTGCGCCAGGAAATCGACTACAATCTGCCCGCCTTCGAAGCCCTGCTCACGGCCCCCGAGTTTCGGCGCCACTTTGCGGGCCTGAGTCAGGAGCACCGGCTGCAACGCCCGCCCAAGGGCTACGACGCGGCCAACCCGGCTCTAAATTACCTGCGGCTTAAAAGCTTTACGGCCTCGCATGCCCTGCCCGATGCGGCCCTGCAGAAGCCCGGGGCCAGTCAACAGATTACGGCGGCCTTTGCGGCCCTGCAGCCGCTGGTGGGTTTTCTGAACCAGGGCCTGGACTAA
- a CDS encoding CusA/CzcA family heavy metal efflux RND transporter has protein sequence MLDRIIHFSITHKLLIGLLTLALIAWGGYSVAHLPIDAVPDITNNQVQVITQTPSLGAPDVERLVTFPIEQVIATIPEVQEVRSFSRFGLSVVTIVFPDDVDVYWARNQVTERLKDAERQIPPGTGTPELAPVTTGLGEIYQYVLHAKPGYEQKYPATELRTMQDWLVRRQLLGTPGVADVSSFGGYVKEYEVALDPERLRSMGVTVADVYNALEQNNENTGGAYIDKNPAAYFIRSEGLAGSLEDVGRMVVRTPAGGVPVLVRDVAQVRFGHSVRYGMMTRNQEGEVVGALVLMLKGANSSAVIKAVKARMATIQKTLPEGVVIEPFLDRTKLVDQAISTVTKNLAEGALIVIFVLVLFLGNWRAGLVVASVIPLAMFFAIGLMRLFGVSGNLLSLGAIDFGLIVDGAVIIVEAIVHRVATLGRPAEIKELTRPEMDDEVYHASSKIRSSAAFGEIIILIVYLPLLALGGIEGKMFRPMAQTVAFAILGAFILSLTYVPMMSALALSRRTDRHGFSDKILGRLALRYQNVVAWALGAKTLILAAALALLVGAGLLFRTLGGEFIPTLEEGDFAVETRVLPGSSITYTAEKAQQAAGILLKNFPEVKEVVAKVGSSQIPTDPMPTEACDLIIVLKDKDEWTSADSREELVEKMSAQLTRIPGVTFGFQQPIQMRFNELISGAKQDVVIKIFGEDLQQLDDYATQVGELIKGLPGATDLYVERATGQAQIVAQLDRDKLAQYGLSVKDVNRTIQTAFAGQVAGQVFEKERRFDLVVRLQESYRQDIRNLRQLFVATPDGRQIPLEQMAKVELISGPSQIQRDDAKRRIIVGFNVRGRDVESLVNEVQQRLEQRVKFAPGYYATYGGQFENLQSARDRLLIAVPVALLLIFLLLYATFNSISQSVMIFTAIPLSAIGGVLALWLRGMPFSISAGVGFIALFGVAVLNGIVLIGYFNQLKEEGLTDLRARILTGTHVRLRPVLMTAAVASLGFLPMALSSSAGGEVQKPLATVVIGGLVTATLLTLLVLPVLYYLEETWTARRAQRKAGPSAPQLGVASVLLLGLALLPGTMKAQQPGTPADGALNATQAVDAALSQSGTVLGAQQQLAAQQASGRAARDIGRTTVQASYGQYNSVKNDNLFTITQPLAWPGYYRTLSALAKAQVATKEQQLGLARAEVRRQVRLQYEAAVHARHRLRTLRAQDSLYTAFARAAQLRFRSGETARLEVATALTQQGETRALLARARTEYQVAVRQLQALLQRPQPITVADSTLTALAPTITAVPGDTTFLTRSLLAQVLRQQVAVARAETRLTQAQNKPGLSVGYFNQSIIGPQVVDGTTRTYGAGDRFQGVQATVAVPLIQGPQKARVEAARLQEKVAQTGLSRYQAELAGRVDELLAQRAEQQQRLQFYEQTGLPQAAVITRVATKAFKAGENGYTEYLLNLDRAQRLRTDYLDALLQHNQTVIELDYLLSTGD, from the coding sequence ATGCTCGACCGAATCATCCATTTTTCCATCACCCACAAGCTGCTCATCGGCCTGCTCACGCTGGCCTTGATTGCCTGGGGCGGCTACTCGGTGGCCCACCTGCCCATCGACGCCGTGCCCGACATCACTAACAACCAGGTCCAGGTCATCACCCAGACGCCTTCCCTGGGCGCACCCGACGTGGAGCGGCTTGTTACCTTTCCCATCGAGCAGGTCATTGCTACCATCCCCGAGGTGCAGGAAGTGCGCTCCTTTTCGCGCTTCGGCCTCTCGGTCGTCACCATCGTCTTTCCCGACGATGTGGACGTGTACTGGGCCCGCAACCAGGTAACCGAGCGCCTCAAGGACGCCGAGCGGCAGATTCCGCCCGGCACCGGCACGCCCGAGCTGGCCCCGGTCACCACCGGCCTGGGCGAGATTTACCAGTATGTGCTGCACGCCAAGCCGGGCTACGAGCAGAAATACCCGGCCACCGAACTGCGCACGATGCAGGACTGGCTGGTGCGCCGGCAGCTGCTGGGCACGCCCGGCGTGGCCGACGTGAGCAGCTTCGGCGGCTACGTGAAAGAGTACGAAGTGGCCCTCGACCCCGAGCGGCTGCGCTCCATGGGCGTCACGGTGGCCGACGTCTACAACGCTCTGGAGCAGAACAACGAAAACACCGGCGGGGCCTACATCGACAAAAACCCGGCGGCCTATTTTATCCGCTCCGAAGGCCTGGCCGGCTCCCTCGAAGACGTGGGGCGCATGGTGGTGCGCACCCCGGCCGGCGGCGTGCCGGTGCTGGTGCGCGACGTGGCCCAGGTGCGCTTCGGCCACTCGGTGCGCTACGGCATGATGACCCGCAACCAGGAAGGCGAAGTGGTGGGCGCCCTGGTGCTCATGCTCAAGGGCGCCAACTCCTCGGCCGTCATCAAGGCCGTGAAGGCGCGCATGGCCACCATCCAGAAAACCCTGCCCGAAGGCGTGGTCATCGAGCCGTTTCTGGACCGTACCAAGCTCGTGGATCAGGCCATCAGCACCGTAACCAAGAACTTGGCCGAGGGCGCCCTGATTGTGATTTTCGTGTTGGTCCTGTTTCTGGGCAACTGGCGGGCCGGCCTCGTGGTGGCTTCGGTTATTCCGCTGGCCATGTTCTTCGCTATCGGCCTGATGCGGCTCTTTGGCGTGTCGGGCAACCTGCTCAGCCTGGGCGCCATCGACTTCGGCCTGATTGTCGACGGGGCCGTGATTATCGTCGAAGCCATTGTGCACCGCGTGGCCACGCTCGGGCGCCCGGCCGAAATCAAGGAGCTGACCCGCCCCGAAATGGACGACGAGGTCTACCACGCGTCGAGCAAAATCCGCTCCTCGGCCGCCTTTGGTGAAATTATCATCCTGATTGTGTACCTGCCGCTGCTGGCCCTGGGCGGCATCGAGGGCAAGATGTTCCGCCCCATGGCCCAGACCGTGGCCTTTGCCATCCTGGGCGCCTTTATTCTGTCTTTGACCTACGTGCCCATGATGTCGGCCCTGGCCCTGAGCCGGCGCACCGACCGCCACGGCTTCTCCGACAAGATTTTGGGCCGGCTGGCTTTGCGCTATCAGAATGTGGTGGCCTGGGCCCTGGGGGCCAAAACCCTGATTCTGGCCGCGGCCCTGGCGTTGCTGGTGGGCGCCGGGCTGCTGTTCCGCACCCTGGGCGGCGAGTTTATTCCGACCCTGGAAGAAGGCGACTTCGCCGTGGAAACCCGCGTGCTACCCGGTTCCTCCATCACCTACACCGCCGAGAAGGCCCAGCAGGCGGCCGGCATTCTGCTCAAGAATTTCCCCGAAGTCAAGGAAGTGGTGGCCAAGGTCGGCTCCTCCCAGATTCCGACCGACCCCATGCCCACCGAGGCCTGCGACCTGATTATCGTGCTCAAGGACAAGGACGAGTGGACTTCGGCCGACTCCCGCGAGGAGCTGGTCGAGAAGATGTCGGCCCAGCTTACCCGCATTCCCGGCGTCACCTTCGGCTTCCAGCAGCCCATTCAGATGCGCTTCAACGAGCTGATTTCCGGGGCCAAGCAGGACGTGGTCATCAAGATTTTCGGCGAAGACCTGCAGCAGCTCGACGACTACGCCACCCAGGTTGGGGAGCTCATCAAGGGGCTGCCCGGCGCCACCGACCTCTACGTGGAGCGCGCCACCGGCCAGGCCCAGATTGTGGCCCAGCTCGACCGCGACAAGCTGGCCCAGTACGGCCTCTCGGTCAAGGACGTGAACCGCACGATTCAAACCGCCTTTGCCGGGCAAGTGGCCGGGCAGGTCTTCGAAAAGGAACGCCGCTTCGACCTCGTCGTGCGCCTGCAGGAAAGCTACCGCCAGGACATCCGCAACCTGCGCCAGCTGTTCGTGGCCACCCCCGACGGCCGCCAGATTCCGCTGGAGCAGATGGCCAAGGTGGAGCTGATTTCCGGGCCCAGCCAGATTCAGCGCGACGACGCCAAGCGCCGCATCATCGTCGGCTTCAACGTGCGAGGCCGCGACGTGGAAAGCCTGGTCAATGAAGTGCAGCAGCGCCTGGAGCAGCGCGTCAAGTTTGCGCCCGGCTACTACGCCACCTACGGCGGGCAGTTCGAAAACCTGCAGTCGGCCCGCGACCGGCTGCTGATTGCCGTACCGGTCGCGCTGCTGCTCATTTTCCTGCTGCTCTACGCCACGTTTAATTCTATTAGTCAGTCGGTGATGATTTTCACGGCCATTCCCCTCTCGGCCATCGGTGGGGTGCTGGCCCTGTGGCTGCGGGGCATGCCGTTCAGCATCTCGGCCGGTGTGGGCTTCATTGCCCTCTTCGGGGTGGCCGTGCTCAACGGCATCGTGCTTATCGGCTACTTCAATCAGCTCAAGGAAGAAGGCCTGACCGACCTGCGGGCCCGTATTCTGACCGGTACCCACGTACGTTTGCGCCCGGTGCTGATGACGGCCGCCGTGGCTTCGTTGGGCTTTTTGCCCATGGCCTTGTCCAGCTCCGCCGGCGGCGAGGTGCAGAAACCCCTGGCCACGGTGGTTATTGGCGGGCTGGTGACGGCCACACTGCTCACGCTGCTGGTGCTGCCCGTGCTCTACTACCTGGAAGAAACCTGGACGGCCCGGCGGGCCCAGCGCAAAGCGGGGCCATCGGCTCCCCAACTAGGAGTAGCCAGTGTGCTGCTGCTGGGGCTGGCGCTGCTGCCCGGCACGATGAAAGCCCAGCAGCCCGGCACGCCGGCCGATGGCGCGCTGAATGCCACCCAGGCCGTGGACGCCGCCTTGAGCCAGAGCGGCACGGTGCTGGGGGCCCAGCAGCAGCTCGCCGCCCAGCAGGCCAGCGGGCGGGCCGCCCGCGACATTGGCCGCACCACCGTGCAGGCCAGCTACGGGCAGTACAACTCCGTTAAAAACGACAACCTGTTTACCATCACCCAGCCCCTGGCCTGGCCGGGTTACTACCGCACCCTCTCGGCCCTGGCTAAAGCGCAGGTAGCTACCAAAGAGCAGCAGCTAGGCTTAGCCCGGGCCGAGGTGCGGCGGCAGGTACGCTTGCAGTATGAAGCCGCCGTGCACGCCCGCCACCGCCTGCGCACCCTGCGGGCTCAGGACAGCCTGTACACGGCGTTTGCGCGCGCGGCCCAGCTGCGCTTCCGCTCTGGCGAAACGGCCCGCCTGGAAGTAGCCACGGCCCTGACTCAGCAGGGCGAAACCCGGGCGCTGCTGGCGCGGGCCCGCACCGAGTACCAGGTGGCCGTGCGCCAGCTCCAGGCCCTGTTGCAGCGCCCCCAGCCCATTACGGTAGCCGACAGCACGCTCACAGCGCTGGCTCCAACAATAACCGCCGTCCCCGGCGACACGACGTTTCTGACCCGCAGTCTGCTGGCGCAAGTGCTCCGCCAGCAGGTAGCCGTAGCCCGAGCCGAAACCCGCCTCACCCAGGCTCAGAACAAGCCCGGGCTGAGCGTGGGCTATTTCAACCAGTCCATCATTGGTCCCCAGGTGGTAGATGGCACCACGCGCACTTACGGGGCCGGCGACCGGTTTCAGGGCGTGCAGGCCACCGTGGCCGTGCCGCTGATTCAGGGCCCGCAGAAAGCGCGGGTAGAGGCGGCCCGACTCCAGGAGAAAGTGGCCCAAACCGGGCTGAGCCGCTACCAGGCCGAGTTGGCGGGCCGCGTGGATGAGCTGTTGGCCCAGCGCGCCGAACAGCAGCAGCGCCTGCAGTTTTACGAGCAGACCGGCTTGCCCCAGGCCGCCGTCATTACCCGCGTGGCCACCAAGGCCTTCAAGGCCGGGGAAAACGGCTACACCGAGTACCTGCTCAATCTGGACCGCGCCCAGCGCCTGCGCACCGACTACCTCGACGCCCTGCTCCAGCACAACCAAACCGTCATCGAGCTGGACTACCTGCTTAGCACCGGCGACTAG
- a CDS encoding efflux RND transporter periplasmic adaptor subunit codes for MKITLYKLAVLILLLSAGCTSKESAPETADAPATASADSTAAPADQVTLTADEQQLAAVRTGPLTQRVLGAGLKVNGVLDVPPDQLVSISAPLGGIVESTSLLQGTRVRKGQVLATIRNPEFIQLQQSYLETQSQLTFARAELERQRELVREEVAPAKNLQRAQAEYGALQAQAAGQLARLRLAGLPVGRRPFVSTATLRAPKDAFVKTVNVTVGQSVTPTDALFELVDPEHLHVELTVFERDVPLLKQGQRIRFTLPNDSSSERTASVYLISRAVDEQQRTVRVHGHLDRENDPALLPGMFVRAVVETTNRRVAALPDKAVVDYEGKQYVFRQEPGAGGKQVFRMLEVRRGEQADGYSEVFIPGASVADSKAQYVTEGAYSLLSKLKNAGEEE; via the coding sequence ATGAAAATCACGCTTTATAAGCTCGCCGTGCTCATCCTGCTCTTGAGCGCCGGCTGCACCAGCAAAGAATCCGCCCCCGAAACGGCCGACGCCCCGGCCACCGCCTCGGCGGACAGCACGGCTGCCCCCGCCGACCAAGTGACGCTTACCGCCGATGAGCAGCAGCTGGCCGCCGTGCGCACCGGTCCGCTGACCCAGCGCGTACTGGGTGCCGGCCTCAAAGTCAACGGGGTGCTCGACGTGCCCCCGGACCAGCTGGTGTCCATCAGCGCCCCGCTCGGCGGTATTGTGGAAAGTACCTCGCTGCTGCAGGGCACGCGGGTGCGCAAGGGCCAGGTGCTGGCTACCATCCGCAACCCCGAGTTTATTCAGCTTCAGCAGAGCTACCTCGAAACCCAGAGCCAGCTAACCTTTGCCCGGGCGGAGCTGGAGCGCCAGCGGGAGCTAGTGCGCGAGGAAGTGGCCCCGGCCAAGAACCTGCAGCGCGCCCAGGCCGAGTACGGTGCGCTGCAAGCCCAGGCGGCCGGCCAGCTGGCCCGGCTGCGGCTGGCGGGCCTGCCGGTGGGCCGCCGGCCCTTCGTGAGCACGGCCACGCTGCGCGCCCCGAAGGATGCCTTCGTCAAAACCGTCAACGTGACCGTGGGGCAAAGCGTGACGCCGACTGATGCCCTGTTCGAGCTCGTCGACCCCGAGCACCTGCACGTGGAGCTGACGGTATTTGAGCGGGACGTGCCCCTGCTCAAGCAAGGCCAGCGCATCCGCTTCACCCTGCCCAACGACAGCAGCTCGGAGCGCACTGCCTCGGTCTACCTCATCAGCCGGGCCGTAGACGAGCAGCAGCGCACCGTGCGCGTGCACGGCCACCTCGACCGGGAAAACGACCCCGCTTTGCTGCCCGGCATGTTCGTGCGGGCCGTGGTCGAAACCACCAACCGGCGCGTAGCCGCCCTGCCCGACAAGGCCGTGGTCGACTACGAAGGCAAGCAGTACGTGTTCCGCCAGGAGCCCGGCGCGGGCGGCAAACAGGTATTCCGGATGCTGGAAGTGCGCCGGGGCGAGCAGGCCGACGGCTACAGCGAAGTATTCATTCCGGGAGCAAGCGTGGCCGATTCCAAGGCGCAGTACGTCACGGAAGGCGCTTATTCGCTGCTGAGCAAGCTCAAAAACGCCGGCGAGGAAGAATAG
- a CDS encoding RtcB family protein, whose amino-acid sequence MSKQTVRGNDLRKIGFPEGPAIGRALDVLEGRQFKKLDKGSALALLQQIQADPYKFLRDETWRDVAQELVPQPDKSVGLNPEIKDYRRYGEEFIEDGARKQMDTAMQLPVTIDGALMPDAHQGYGLPIGGVLAVDNAVIPYGVGMDIGCRMALSVFPLPEHELYQRAKELRNIILANTRFGSKFSAFDKKLDDAIFERPEFKEIAVLRGKRQTAVEQIGTSGSGNHFVEFGVVDITDPDNELDVPVGKYLGLLSHSGSRGIGAAVAQHYTKLAMNACPLPPEARHLAWLSLDSQAGQEYWAAMNLAGDYASACHDQIHRRISRALGEKPLAKVENHHNFAWRETLADGREAIVHRKGATPAGKGVLGVIPGSMTAPGFIVRGRGERDSLQSASHGAGRRMSRGQALKTLKEGDVRRELKDHGIELMGGGLDEAPMAYKDIHQVMAHQRDLVDVLGSFTPKIVRMDAGGKGGKGGE is encoded by the coding sequence ATGTCCAAGCAAACGGTGCGCGGCAACGACCTGCGCAAGATTGGTTTTCCCGAAGGCCCCGCCATTGGCCGCGCCCTCGACGTGCTCGAAGGCCGCCAGTTTAAAAAGCTCGACAAAGGCAGCGCCCTGGCTTTGCTCCAGCAAATCCAGGCCGACCCCTACAAGTTTCTGCGTGACGAAACCTGGCGCGATGTGGCCCAGGAGCTCGTGCCCCAGCCCGATAAAAGCGTGGGCCTCAACCCCGAAATCAAGGATTACCGGCGCTACGGCGAGGAGTTTATCGAGGATGGGGCCCGCAAGCAGATGGACACGGCCATGCAGCTGCCCGTCACCATTGATGGCGCGTTGATGCCCGACGCCCACCAGGGCTACGGCCTGCCCATCGGCGGGGTGCTGGCCGTCGATAATGCCGTCATTCCCTACGGCGTGGGCATGGATATTGGCTGCCGCATGGCCCTGTCGGTGTTTCCGCTGCCCGAGCACGAGCTCTATCAGCGGGCCAAGGAATTACGCAACATTATCCTGGCCAATACCCGCTTCGGGAGCAAGTTCAGCGCCTTCGATAAGAAGCTGGACGACGCCATTTTCGAGCGGCCCGAGTTCAAGGAAATAGCCGTGCTGCGGGGCAAGCGCCAAACCGCCGTCGAGCAGATTGGCACCTCCGGCTCGGGCAACCACTTCGTCGAGTTCGGCGTGGTCGACATCACCGACCCGGATAATGAGCTCGACGTGCCCGTGGGCAAATACCTGGGGTTGCTCAGCCACTCCGGCTCCCGCGGCATCGGGGCGGCCGTGGCCCAGCACTACACCAAGCTGGCCATGAATGCCTGCCCGCTGCCGCCCGAAGCCCGCCACCTGGCCTGGCTCAGCCTCGACTCCCAGGCCGGGCAGGAATACTGGGCCGCCATGAACCTAGCCGGCGACTACGCCTCCGCCTGCCACGACCAGATTCACCGCCGCATCAGCCGGGCCCTGGGCGAAAAGCCGCTGGCCAAGGTCGAAAACCACCACAACTTCGCCTGGCGCGAAACCCTGGCCGACGGGCGCGAGGCCATTGTGCACCGCAAGGGCGCCACCCCGGCCGGCAAGGGCGTGCTGGGCGTGATTCCCGGTTCGATGACCGCGCCGGGCTTTATCGTGCGCGGCCGGGGCGAGCGGGACTCCCTGCAGTCGGCCTCCCACGGGGCCGGGCGGCGCATGTCGCGGGGGCAGGCCCTGAAGACGCTGAAGGAAGGCGACGTGCGCCGGGAGCTCAAAGACCACGGCATCGAGCTCATGGGCGGCGGCCTCGACGAAGCGCCGATGGCCTACAAGGATATTCACCAGGTAATGGCCCACCAGCGCGACCTGGTAGATGTGCTGGGCTCGTTTACACCCAAAATCGTGCGTATGGATGCCGGCGGCAAAGGCGGCAAAGGCGGCGAATAA
- a CDS encoding low temperature requirement protein A yields MHNKPSNLWWGPPTHFDDRRYERKISWLELFYDLVYAAAIGQLTHQLATHPSWPVACRALLLFCLVFWSWINGSQYYDLHGNDSIRTRLLTFWQMLAVAAVAITIPDAFAGHPAPFALAFLCLQSLITYLWWSVGLYDPSHRTLNLPYTVCFSLAFGLLTWSIFTPAATASGLWVGALLLNLAPPLVGARRLVRILAGRGQVFTASAAIVERFGLFTIIVLAESILGAVTGLAGGPHQSPAAWGAFTLAILIAFLLWCLYFDMTSEQETKTGYGYLQGLIFLLLHLPLLAALSVVGACLKDLLALAETMPPPNLQWMFCAALAVIVWMIVGLTRIMQEEEEDRAYIRPVARLLLGTGAALLLVPALAPHLPTLAFLGLVAGLLLVPVLLGVRSWVRYKFLAGRPAEHAAGRQP; encoded by the coding sequence ATGCACAACAAGCCTTCCAACCTCTGGTGGGGCCCGCCCACCCACTTTGACGACCGGCGCTACGAGCGAAAAATCAGCTGGCTGGAGCTGTTTTACGACCTGGTGTACGCTGCCGCCATTGGCCAGCTCACCCACCAGCTGGCCACCCATCCGTCGTGGCCGGTGGCCTGCCGGGCCCTGCTGCTGTTCTGCCTGGTGTTCTGGTCGTGGATCAACGGCAGCCAGTACTACGACCTGCACGGCAACGACAGTATCCGGACCCGGCTGCTCACCTTCTGGCAGATGCTGGCCGTGGCGGCCGTGGCCATTACCATTCCCGACGCCTTTGCCGGCCACCCCGCCCCTTTCGCCCTGGCCTTTCTCTGCCTGCAAAGCCTGATAACCTACCTCTGGTGGAGCGTGGGCCTCTACGACCCCTCGCACCGGACCCTGAACCTGCCCTACACCGTCTGCTTCAGCCTGGCCTTTGGCCTGCTCACCTGGTCGATTTTCACGCCGGCGGCCACGGCTTCCGGGCTGTGGGTGGGCGCCTTGCTGCTCAACCTGGCCCCGCCCCTGGTGGGAGCCCGGCGCCTGGTGCGCATCCTGGCCGGGCGCGGGCAGGTGTTTACCGCGTCGGCGGCCATCGTGGAGCGGTTTGGGCTGTTTACCATCATCGTGCTGGCCGAAAGTATTCTGGGGGCCGTTACGGGTCTGGCGGGCGGGCCGCACCAGAGCCCGGCGGCCTGGGGCGCGTTTACCCTGGCCATCCTGATTGCCTTTCTGCTCTGGTGCCTGTATTTCGACATGACCAGTGAGCAGGAAACCAAGACCGGCTACGGCTACTTACAGGGGCTGATTTTTCTGCTTCTGCATCTGCCCCTGCTGGCCGCCCTGAGCGTGGTGGGCGCCTGCCTCAAGGACCTGCTGGCCCTGGCCGAAACTATGCCCCCGCCGAACCTGCAGTGGATGTTCTGCGCGGCCCTGGCGGTTATCGTCTGGATGATAGTGGGCCTGACCCGGATTATGCAGGAAGAGGAGGAAGACCGGGCCTACATCCGGCCGGTGGCGCGCCTGCTGCTGGGCACCGGCGCGGCCCTGCTGCTGGTTCCGGCCCTGGCCCCTCACCTCCCGACCCTGGCTTTTCTGGGCCTCGTGGCCGGGCTCTTGCTGGTGCCGGTGCTCCTTGGCGTCCGCAGCTGGGTGCGCTACAAATTCTTGGCCGGGCGGCCCGCCGAGCACGCAGCAGGCCGCCAGCCCTAA
- a CDS encoding pyridoxamine 5'-phosphate oxidase family protein has product MKSISYHRGEVAVQEQAGTRAQAAQLAPILQTELPTPARNFLAAQPLVVVASADGQGRLWASALAGTPGFLQTPDAYTLRIAAQPVTGDVLQANLAAEAPIGATVVDFAKRRRIRLNGRARLSTEGVTVALDEVFFNCPKYIQAREWQLLPGAETPLAGPGATALTPALQTWITAADTFFLASAHARAGLDVSHRGGQPGFVRVLDAHTLQWPDYAGNGMFQTLGNLALDPRAGLLFPDFGTGHVLQLTGQAHVDWDADHAGAFPGAERLVRFQLTEVRTLLHALPLRWVFEEYSPFNPPVEPA; this is encoded by the coding sequence ATGAAATCCATTTCTTACCACCGCGGCGAGGTAGCCGTGCAGGAACAGGCCGGCACCCGGGCCCAGGCCGCCCAGCTGGCCCCGATTCTGCAAACCGAGCTGCCCACCCCGGCCCGGAATTTTCTGGCCGCCCAGCCCCTGGTGGTCGTGGCCAGCGCCGACGGCCAGGGCCGGCTGTGGGCCTCGGCGCTGGCCGGCACGCCGGGGTTTCTGCAAACTCCTGACGCCTACACTCTGCGCATTGCCGCCCAGCCGGTAACCGGCGACGTGCTGCAAGCCAACCTGGCGGCTGAAGCTCCCATCGGGGCCACGGTGGTCGACTTTGCGAAGCGGCGGCGCATCCGCCTCAACGGCCGGGCCCGGTTAAGTACCGAAGGCGTGACAGTGGCGCTGGACGAGGTGTTTTTCAACTGCCCCAAGTACATCCAGGCCCGGGAGTGGCAGCTGCTTCCCGGCGCCGAAACCCCGCTGGCCGGCCCCGGGGCCACCGCCCTAACCCCGGCGCTTCAAACCTGGATTACGGCCGCCGACACGTTTTTCCTGGCTTCGGCCCACGCCCGGGCCGGCCTCGATGTGTCGCACCGGGGCGGGCAGCCGGGCTTCGTGCGGGTGCTGGATGCCCACACCCTGCAGTGGCCCGACTACGCCGGCAACGGCATGTTTCAGACCCTGGGCAACCTGGCCCTGGACCCGCGGGCCGGGCTGCTGTTCCCCGATTTCGGCACCGGGCACGTGCTCCAGCTCACCGGCCAGGCCCACGTCGACTGGGACGCGGACCACGCCGGGGCCTTTCCCGGGGCCGAGCGGCTAGTCCGGTTTCAGCTGACCGAGGTCCGCACCCTGCTCCACGCCCTGCCGCTGCGGTGGGTGTTCGAGGAGTACTCGCCGTTCAATCCGCCGGTTGAACCCGCCTGA